A stretch of Sulfitobacter sp. THAF37 DNA encodes these proteins:
- the paaA gene encoding 1,2-phenylacetyl-CoA epoxidase subunit PaaA, which yields MYAQMIKSTGKGVKSLDEMDPDERAFQERIDAGGKIEPKDWMPDGYRKNLVRQIGQHAHSEIVGQLPEGNWITRAPTLERKAILLAKVQDEAGHGLYLYCAAETLGVTRDQMTRDLLSGKMKYSSIFNYPTLTWADMGAVGWLVDGAAIMNQVPLQRTSYGPYARAMVRICKEESFHQRQGFDIMMKMARGTEAQRKMAQDALNRFWYPSLMMFGPSDAESVHSAQSMAWKIKMNTNDELRQKFVDQTAPQAEYLGLTIPDDKLKYNEETGHYDFSEPDWDEFFDVLKGNGPCNTERLEARNRAWDEGRWVREGLLAHAEKKKKRNAAIAAE from the coding sequence ATGTATGCACAGATGATCAAGTCTACCGGTAAAGGCGTCAAATCCCTTGACGAGATGGACCCGGACGAGCGCGCCTTTCAGGAACGCATCGACGCGGGCGGCAAGATCGAACCAAAAGACTGGATGCCGGACGGCTACCGCAAGAATCTGGTCCGCCAGATTGGTCAGCACGCCCACTCCGAAATCGTTGGTCAACTGCCCGAAGGCAACTGGATCACCCGCGCGCCGACGCTTGAGCGCAAGGCGATCCTGCTGGCCAAGGTGCAGGATGAAGCTGGCCACGGGCTCTACCTCTATTGCGCGGCGGAAACGCTGGGCGTGACCCGCGATCAGATGACCCGTGACCTGCTCTCGGGAAAGATGAAGTACTCTTCGATCTTCAACTACCCGACCCTGACATGGGCCGACATGGGCGCCGTGGGATGGCTGGTCGACGGTGCCGCAATCATGAACCAGGTGCCGCTGCAGCGCACGTCATACGGGCCCTACGCCCGCGCGATGGTGCGGATCTGCAAGGAGGAATCCTTTCACCAGCGTCAGGGTTTCGACATCATGATGAAGATGGCCAGGGGCACTGAGGCGCAGCGCAAGATGGCGCAGGATGCGCTGAACCGGTTCTGGTATCCCTCGCTCATGATGTTCGGCCCTTCGGACGCGGAGTCGGTGCATTCCGCACAATCCATGGCCTGGAAAATCAAGATGAACACCAACGATGAGCTGCGTCAGAAGTTCGTGGACCAGACCGCGCCGCAGGCGGAATACCTGGGCCTAACGATTCCCGACGACAAGTTGAAGTACAACGAGGAAACCGGGCACTACGACTTCTCCGAACCTGACTGGGATGAATTTTTCGACGTGCTCAAGGGCAACGGGCCCTGCAACACGGAACGGCTGGAAGCGCGCAATCGCGCCTGGGACGAAGGCCGATGGGTGCGCGAAGGCCTGCTGGCCCATGCCGAGAAGAAGAAGAAGCGGAACGCGGCAATCGCGGCGGAATGA
- the paaB gene encoding 1,2-phenylacetyl-CoA epoxidase subunit PaaB produces the protein MSSPESSPYSDTDAAPHGKARATEWPLWEIFIRGQHGLSHRHVGSLHAADAEGAIKNARDVYTRRNEGVSIWAVPASAIAASSPEEKGALYEPANDKVYRHPTFFDIPDEVGAM, from the coding sequence ATGAGCAGCCCTGAATCCAGCCCATATTCCGACACCGATGCCGCGCCCCACGGCAAGGCGAGGGCAACCGAATGGCCCCTTTGGGAAATCTTCATCCGCGGCCAACACGGGTTGAGCCACCGGCATGTGGGCAGCCTGCACGCAGCCGACGCCGAGGGCGCGATCAAGAACGCGCGCGATGTCTACACCCGCCGCAACGAAGGCGTCAGCATCTGGGCCGTTCCGGCCAGCGCCATCGCCGCCTCGTCCCCGGAAGAGAAGGGCGCGCTTTACGAACCGGCAAACGACAAGGTCTATCGCCACCCGACCTTCTTTGACATTCCCGACGAAGTGGGGGCGATGTGA
- the paaC gene encoding 1,2-phenylacetyl-CoA epoxidase subunit PaaC, with protein MGDNTLVLGHRISEWCGVAPVLEEDIALANTALDLIGQTQLWLGLAGEAEGKGRDADRLAFHRDVWDFRNLLLVEQPNGDFGRTMMRQFLFDGWHLAQLKGLMASSNDQIAAIAEKSVKEVTYHLERATDTVIGLGDGTEESHDRMQAALDRLYPYVGEMFIADAVDDEMVSAGIAPDPASLRPGYDALLDEVLREATLTKPEDDFAHKGGKSGARHTEHLGHMLTQMQWLQRAYPDATW; from the coding sequence ATGGGGGACAATACCCTGGTCCTAGGGCACCGCATCTCTGAATGGTGCGGCGTGGCGCCGGTGCTTGAAGAAGACATCGCACTGGCCAACACCGCGCTGGACCTGATCGGGCAGACGCAGCTTTGGCTCGGGCTGGCGGGCGAGGCAGAGGGCAAGGGCCGTGACGCCGACCGTCTCGCCTTTCATCGCGATGTCTGGGATTTCCGCAACCTGCTGCTGGTCGAACAGCCCAACGGCGACTTCGGTCGCACCATGATGCGCCAGTTCCTGTTCGACGGCTGGCATCTGGCGCAACTCAAGGGGCTGATGGCATCCAGCAACGACCAGATTGCGGCGATCGCGGAGAAATCCGTGAAGGAAGTCACCTATCACCTTGAGCGGGCCACCGACACGGTGATCGGTCTGGGCGACGGCACGGAAGAAAGCCACGACCGCATGCAGGCCGCGCTGGATCGTCTCTATCCTTACGTCGGCGAAATGTTCATCGCGGATGCAGTTGACGACGAGATGGTCAGCGCAGGCATTGCGCCCGATCCGGCGTCCCTGCGGCCCGGATACGACGCGCTGCTGGACGAGGTCCTGAGGGAGGCGACATTGACGAAACCGGAAGACGACTTTGCCCACAAGGGCGGGAAATCCGGTGCGCGGCATACCGAACATCTGGGGCACATGCTGACCCAGATGCAATGGTTGCAACGGGCCTACCCGGACGCCACATGGTAA
- the paaD gene encoding 1,2-phenylacetyl-CoA epoxidase subunit PaaD → MVTQRPSVETVWAWLSAVPDPEIPVISLTDLGIIRDVQWQDDMLEVTVTPTYSGCPATSIINLDIETALRAKGVEKLSLKRQLSPAWTTDWMTDTGKAKLEEFGIAPPRPAGGPQHCPRCKSTQVEKISQFGSTPCKAQWRCQSCLEPFDYFKCI, encoded by the coding sequence ATGGTAACGCAAAGACCTTCGGTAGAGACTGTTTGGGCCTGGCTTTCCGCCGTGCCCGACCCGGAAATCCCTGTCATTTCCCTGACCGATCTGGGCATCATCCGTGATGTGCAATGGCAGGACGATATGCTGGAGGTCACGGTCACGCCGACCTATTCCGGTTGCCCGGCCACCAGCATCATCAACCTCGACATCGAGACCGCATTGCGCGCGAAGGGGGTCGAGAAACTGTCCCTGAAAAGGCAGTTGTCCCCCGCCTGGACCACCGATTGGATGACCGATACCGGCAAGGCCAAGCTTGAGGAATTCGGCATTGCCCCACCCCGTCCCGCTGGCGGGCCACAACACTGCCCGCGCTGCAAATCAACGCAGGTGGAAAAGATCAGCCAGTTTGGCTCGACCCCCTGCAAGGCGCAGTGGCGCTGCCAGTCCTGCCTTGAACCCTTCGACTATTTCAAATGTATCTGA
- a CDS encoding 2Fe-2S iron-sulfur cluster-binding protein, protein MSQFHPVTVTDIHHTIRDAVVLTLEPENPEAFSFTQGQYLTFRQDFDGTELRRNYSICAGLDDGKLQVGIKKVDGGAFSTFANETLKVGDTLHVMPPQGKFFTALEPDRAKNYLGFAGGSGITPVLSILKTVLKREPKSTFTLVYANRAVNTIMFREELEDLKNRYMGRLTIIHMLESGQDIDLFTGRVDTDKCARLFQQWIDVESIDTAFICGPEPMMLAIAESLKGHGLEHDQIKFELFSESQQGQLAKKEMAKRSEGRKGTEITVIIEGAERSFTMQKGQSVLEAALENGQDAPFSCKAGVCSTCMGKVLEGEVEMISNHALEDYEVERGYVLTCQSYPLTDKLVIDYDTH, encoded by the coding sequence ATGAGCCAGTTTCACCCCGTAACAGTGACTGATATTCACCACACAATCCGTGATGCCGTGGTGCTGACGCTAGAACCGGAAAACCCCGAGGCGTTTTCCTTTACCCAAGGCCAGTACCTGACATTTCGTCAGGATTTCGACGGTACCGAGCTGCGCAGGAACTACTCGATCTGCGCCGGTTTGGACGACGGCAAGTTGCAGGTGGGGATCAAGAAGGTCGATGGCGGTGCCTTTTCCACCTTCGCCAATGAGACGCTCAAGGTCGGCGATACGCTGCATGTCATGCCACCTCAGGGCAAGTTTTTCACAGCATTAGAGCCTGATCGCGCCAAGAACTACCTTGGTTTCGCGGGCGGGTCCGGCATCACGCCGGTTCTGTCGATCCTCAAGACAGTACTGAAACGAGAGCCTAAATCGACCTTTACGCTGGTCTATGCCAACCGCGCGGTAAACACGATCATGTTCCGCGAGGAACTGGAAGACCTCAAGAACCGCTACATGGGGCGGCTGACCATCATTCACATGCTGGAATCCGGGCAGGACATAGACCTGTTCACGGGCCGCGTGGATACTGACAAATGCGCCCGCCTCTTCCAGCAGTGGATCGACGTGGAAAGCATCGACACCGCCTTTATCTGCGGCCCCGAACCGATGATGCTGGCGATTGCCGAAAGCCTGAAAGGCCACGGGTTAGAGCATGATCAGATCAAGTTCGAATTGTTCAGCGAAAGCCAGCAGGGCCAGCTCGCCAAAAAGGAAATGGCCAAACGCAGCGAGGGCCGGAAGGGCACCGAGATCACTGTGATCATCGAAGGGGCCGAACGCAGCTTTACAATGCAAAAGGGTCAATCCGTGCTGGAAGCCGCGCTGGAGAACGGGCAGGACGCGCCGTTTTCCTGCAAGGCGGGCGTCTGCTCCACCTGCATGGGCAAGGTGCTGGAGGGCGAGGTCGAGATGATCAGCAACCACGCGCTTGAGGACTACGAGGTCGAACGCGGTTACGTTCTGACCTGCCAGTCCTATCCGCTGACCGACAAGCTCGTCATAGACTACGACACACATTAA